One segment of Carya illinoinensis cultivar Pawnee chromosome 1, C.illinoinensisPawnee_v1, whole genome shotgun sequence DNA contains the following:
- the LOC122313434 gene encoding protein ACCELERATED CELL DEATH 6-like has protein sequence MEKRFLRASGGLENFRFHRYGRVVEVGYDEIEKKPVQKLEQEQEVIRGVWQEHDEISRKKKMEVEDKAAQAHLVVAALITTVTFAAGITMPGGFIGGDDHRHPGSAVLRKSAAFQVFIITNALSLMLSSSSIFIHLFIPIFPSEDVLERRSSFLQIAFLFLLSSMAPMVLAFVTGLIANLVT, from the exons ATGGAA AAAAGGTTTTTACGTGCTTCTGGAGGCTTGGAAAATTTTAGATTCCATCGTTATGGACGAGTAGTAGAAGTCGGGTATGATGAAATTGAGAAGAAGCCGGTGCAAAAGCTGGAGCAGGAGCAGGAGGTGATCCGGGGGGTGTGGCAGGAGCACGACGAGATTAGcagaaagaagaagatggaggtgGAGGATAAAGCGGCTCAAGCTCATTTGGTAGTTGCTGCACTCATTACAACTGTGACCTTTGCTGCAGGCATTACCATGCCCGGGGGCTtcattggtggagatgatcatCGACATCCAGGCTCTGCAGTTTTGAGAAAAAGTGCTGCTTTCCAAGTATTCATCATTACAAATGCCCTATCATTGATGCTATCTAGCTCTTCTATTTTTATCCACCTCTTTATTCCGATTTTCCCTTCTGAAGACGTCTTGGAAAGGCGCTCAAGTTTTCTTCAAATAGCCTTTTTGTTCCTTCTTTCCTCCATGGCACCAATGGTTTTGGCATTTGTCACAG GGTTAATTGCAAATTTAGTAACTTAG
- the LOC122312386 gene encoding serine/threonine-protein phosphatase 6 regulatory ankyrin repeat subunit A-like isoform X1 gives MIVAEIGFSGVLCCFALRAPQLVMAGMDPIIYEAAAKGNLEALEQCISDPLDGFLTVNKNTIIHICISSILVEEDSHAVGGTDPASAANFVKVLLDRCPRLLLKASAECDTPLHVAARYGHASIVKVLIEHQKSQHQDLESGVVEATTEIESGDLESGVVETTTEIESGVVEATTEMIGKPNKERDTALHEAVRHNHIEVVKQLLMEVDPEFPFGANVAGETPLYLAAERCFPELVSEILKKLKSPAYDGPLDRTALHAAAFWDDEGMTKNILERYGRNLCKQADRNGSTPLHMAAYVGRTAVAKLLLKYDREVAYIQDAEGRAALHIAACCDKDEVTKAIISMCPDCCEVVDNEGRNALHLAVHNNLPRAALIIQNNSSLRNLLNQKDNDGNTPLHYYCNSSFVSIKHVLNSPRVDKMVFNKENHNASQILESRNLPVEDFVVT, from the exons ATGATTGTTGCTGAAATAGGATTTTCTGGAGTACTCTGTTGCTTTGCATTGAGGGCTCCACAGTTAGTAATGGCTGGAATGGATCCTATTATCTATGAAGCAGCGGCAAAAGGCAACCTGGAGGCCTTAGAACAATGTATATCCGATCCACTAGATGGGTTTTTAACcgttaataaaaatacaatcatACATATTTGCATTTCAAGTATCCTCGTTGAAGAAGACTCTCACGCTGTTGGAGGAACCGACCCAGCCTCAGCGGCAAATTTTGTGAAAGTTTTATTGGACAGGTGTCCGCGACTGTTATTGAAAGCCAGTGCGGAATGCGATACTCCGTTACATGTGGCCGCAAGGTATGGACATGCTTCCATCGTCAAAGTCCTGATTGAACATCAAAAATCCCAACACCAAGATCTCGAAAGTGGAGTTGTTGAAGCTACTACGGAGATCGAAAGTGGAGATCTCGAAAGTGGAGTTGTTGAAACTACTACGGAGATCGAAAGTGGAGTTGTTGAAGCTACTACGGAGATGATTGGGAAGCCGAACAAAGAGAGAGACACGGCTTTACATGAGGCTGTACGTCACAATCACATTGAAGTGGTAAAACAGTTACTAATGGAGGTAGATCCAGAATTTCCGTTTGGTGCTAATGTTGCTGGTGAGACCCCACTTTACTTGGCTGCCGAGAGATGTTTTCCAGAATTGGTgtcagaaattttaaaaaaattgaagtcaCCAGCTTATGATGGCCCCTTGGATAGAACGGCTTTGCATGCTGCAGCATTTTGGGATGATGAAG GAATGACCAAAAACATTTTGGAAAGATACGGACGCAATCTATGTAAACAAGCAGACCGAAATGGTTCGACTCCGCTTCACATGGCTGCATACGTGGGTAGGACAGCCGTTGCTAAACTATTGCTGAAATATGATAGAGAGGTAGCATATATTCAAGACGCAGAGGGTAGGGCAGCTCTTCACATTGCAGCCTGTTGCGACAAGGACGAGGTAACAAAAGCGATTATATCAATGTGTCCGGATTGTTGCGAAGTGGTTGACAATGAAGGCCGCAATGCACTCCATCTCGCCGTACACAACAACTTGCCACGTGCAGCGCTAATCATCCAAAACAATTCGTCTCTCCGGAATCTTTTGAATCAGAAGGACAACGACGGGAATACACCTCTCCATTACTATTGCAATTCCAGTTTTGTTTCTATCAAGCATGTCCTGAATTCTCCGAGGGTTGACAAAATGGTCTTCAACAAAGAGAACCATAATGCTTCTCAAATCTTAGAAAGTAGAAACTTACCGGTCGAGGATTTTGTGGTAACGTAA
- the LOC122312386 gene encoding serine/threonine-protein phosphatase 6 regulatory ankyrin repeat subunit A-like isoform X2, which translates to MAGMDPIIYEAAAKGNLEALEQCISDPLDGFLTVNKNTIIHICISSILVEEDSHAVGGTDPASAANFVKVLLDRCPRLLLKASAECDTPLHVAARYGHASIVKVLIEHQKSQHQDLESGVVEATTEIESGDLESGVVETTTEIESGVVEATTEMIGKPNKERDTALHEAVRHNHIEVVKQLLMEVDPEFPFGANVAGETPLYLAAERCFPELVSEILKKLKSPAYDGPLDRTALHAAAFWDDEGMTKNILERYGRNLCKQADRNGSTPLHMAAYVGRTAVAKLLLKYDREVAYIQDAEGRAALHIAACCDKDEVTKAIISMCPDCCEVVDNEGRNALHLAVHNNLPRAALIIQNNSSLRNLLNQKDNDGNTPLHYYCNSSFVSIKHVLNSPRVDKMVFNKENHNASQILESRNLPVEDFVVT; encoded by the exons ATGGCTGGAATGGATCCTATTATCTATGAAGCAGCGGCAAAAGGCAACCTGGAGGCCTTAGAACAATGTATATCCGATCCACTAGATGGGTTTTTAACcgttaataaaaatacaatcatACATATTTGCATTTCAAGTATCCTCGTTGAAGAAGACTCTCACGCTGTTGGAGGAACCGACCCAGCCTCAGCGGCAAATTTTGTGAAAGTTTTATTGGACAGGTGTCCGCGACTGTTATTGAAAGCCAGTGCGGAATGCGATACTCCGTTACATGTGGCCGCAAGGTATGGACATGCTTCCATCGTCAAAGTCCTGATTGAACATCAAAAATCCCAACACCAAGATCTCGAAAGTGGAGTTGTTGAAGCTACTACGGAGATCGAAAGTGGAGATCTCGAAAGTGGAGTTGTTGAAACTACTACGGAGATCGAAAGTGGAGTTGTTGAAGCTACTACGGAGATGATTGGGAAGCCGAACAAAGAGAGAGACACGGCTTTACATGAGGCTGTACGTCACAATCACATTGAAGTGGTAAAACAGTTACTAATGGAGGTAGATCCAGAATTTCCGTTTGGTGCTAATGTTGCTGGTGAGACCCCACTTTACTTGGCTGCCGAGAGATGTTTTCCAGAATTGGTgtcagaaattttaaaaaaattgaagtcaCCAGCTTATGATGGCCCCTTGGATAGAACGGCTTTGCATGCTGCAGCATTTTGGGATGATGAAG GAATGACCAAAAACATTTTGGAAAGATACGGACGCAATCTATGTAAACAAGCAGACCGAAATGGTTCGACTCCGCTTCACATGGCTGCATACGTGGGTAGGACAGCCGTTGCTAAACTATTGCTGAAATATGATAGAGAGGTAGCATATATTCAAGACGCAGAGGGTAGGGCAGCTCTTCACATTGCAGCCTGTTGCGACAAGGACGAGGTAACAAAAGCGATTATATCAATGTGTCCGGATTGTTGCGAAGTGGTTGACAATGAAGGCCGCAATGCACTCCATCTCGCCGTACACAACAACTTGCCACGTGCAGCGCTAATCATCCAAAACAATTCGTCTCTCCGGAATCTTTTGAATCAGAAGGACAACGACGGGAATACACCTCTCCATTACTATTGCAATTCCAGTTTTGTTTCTATCAAGCATGTCCTGAATTCTCCGAGGGTTGACAAAATGGTCTTCAACAAAGAGAACCATAATGCTTCTCAAATCTTAGAAAGTAGAAACTTACCGGTCGAGGATTTTGTGGTAACGTAA